In Metarhizium brunneum chromosome 3, complete sequence, a genomic segment contains:
- the srp101 gene encoding Signal recognition particle receptor subunit alpha, with translation MLDTFEIITTNGVVLWSRKYAPINSSVVNSFISDTFIEEKSGGSVVGDSQSAATNPPYKSDQHTLKWTVVKELGVIFVAVYRSLLHLSWVDKLVDNIKTIFINLYGEQLKKPHTTIVECTGFDNYFDQQLHELDTSTASNPTVQPVRSVDDSPSAPGLTYRGRNINGAQDEAVSNDSSPIPTPNTSRPSTPSTGNLLVAKAGPVAKMSRRARKAKNSTSAPASSGDEAASKQKKSAKGPKKGRKWDADGFAEEDDTDVQLDYSANPTSDVEAQDVGRSSALDAVDASTWGTSTKGKFVLKDLGDEVHSMLASAEAEKAAAATKSETKSGLLGTGVNALSGMFRNVVGGKTLTKEDLDKAMKGMEEHLLRKNVAREAAVRLCEGVEKELVGVKTGNFESITSKIQTAMESSLTKMLTPTSSLDLLREIDSITAPPATSLRKARPYVISIVGVNGVGKSTNLSKICFFLLQNKYKVLIAAGDTFRSGAVEQLAVHVRNLKELTAREGGQVELYQKGYGKDAATVAKDAVSHAAQEGFDVVLIDTAGRRHNDQRLMSSLEKFAKFAQPDKILMVGEALVGTDSVAQARNFNAAFGSVRTLDGFIISKCDTVGDMVGTLVSLVHATNVPVLFVGVGQHYSDLRNFSVKWAVEKLLSSSN, from the exons atgttgGACACTTTCGAaatcatcaccaccaacggTGTTGTCCTTTGGTCCAGGAAATATGCCCCCATAAATTCCTCCGTTGTGAACAGCTTCATCTCCGATACATTTATCGAGGAAAAGAGTGGTGGTTCGGTAGTAGGAGACTCGCAATCAGCTGCAACAAATCCTCCGTACAAAAGCGACCAGCACACATTGAAATGGACTGTGGTAAAGGAGCTCGGTGTTATCTTTGTG GCTGTCTACCGGTCACTCCTACATCTATCCTGGGTCGATAAACTTGTGGACAATATCAAGACCATCTTTATCAACCTCTATGGCGAACAGCTCAAGAAACCACACACGACCATTGTTGAATGCACCGGGTTCGACAACTACTTTGATCAACAACTACACGAACTAGATACGTCGACTGCATCGAATCCAACAGTGCAGCCGGTACGCTCCGTCGACGACAGCCCGTCTGCTCCGGGTCTAACCTACCGAGGTCGCAATATCAATGGTGCACAGGATGAGGCAGTTTCAAACGACTCGAGCCCGATACCTACACCAAACACTTCGAGGCCATCTACCCCAAGTACTGGAAATTTATTAGTGGCCAAAGCTGGACCTGTCGCCAAGATGTCTAGACGAGCCCGCAAAGCCAAAAACTCGACATCCGCGCCAGCATCATCGGGAGACGAAGCGGCGAGTAAGCAAAAGAAGAGTGCCAAGGGGCCCAAGAAGGGACGAAAATGGGATGCGGACGGGTTTGCCGAAGAGGATGATACAGATGTGCAGCTCGACTATTCTGCCAACCCCACGAGCGATGTCGAAGCTCAGGATGTCGGTCGGTCAAGTGCTTTGGATGCCGTCGACGCATCAACATGGGGAACCTCTACCAAAGGCAAATTTGTCCTCAAGGATTTAGGTGACGAAGTTCACAGCATGCTTGCCTCCGCGGAGGCTGAAAaggccgcagcagcaaccaagtCGGAAACCAAATCCGGTCTCTTGGGCACGGGTGTCAATGCCCTTAGCGGCATGTTCCGCAACGTCGTTGGAGGCAAGACGCTCACCAAAGAAGATCTTGACAAGGCCATGAAAGGCATGGAGGAACATCTCCTACGCAAAAACGTAGCACGGGAAGCTGCCGTTCGTCTATGTGAAGGCGTCGAGAAGGAGCTTGTGGGCGTCAAGACTGGAAACTTTGAAAGTATCACCTCCAAGATTCAAACAGCCATGGAATCCTCCTTGACCAAAATGCTCACGCCCACCTCATCCCTCGACCTTCTCCGCGAAATCGACTCCATTACCGCACCGCCCGCTACTTCTCTCCGCAAAGCTCGACCCTATGTCATTTCCATCGTCGGCGTCAACGGCGTCGGCAAATCAACCAATCTCTCCAAAAtttgcttcttcctcctccaaAACAAGTACAAGGTCCTCATTGCCGCGGGCGACACGTTCCGGTCAGGAGCCGTCGAGCAACTCGCGGTTCATGTCCGCAATCTGAAGGAACTGACCGCCCGAGAAGGTGGGCAGGTAGAGCTGTACCAAAAGGGGTACGGCAAGGACGCAGCCACCGTAGCCAAGGACGCTGTATCTCATGCTGCGCAGGAAGGCTTCGACGTTGTGCTTATTGATACGGCTGGCCGACGACACAATGATCAACGACTAATGTCTTCCTTGGAGAAATTCGCCAAGTTTGCCCAGCCTGACAAGATTCTCATGGTTGGCGAG GCCCTTGTGGGAACAGACTCCGTCGCCCAAGCGCGCAACTTCAACGCGGCGTTCGGCTCCGTCCGCACTCTCGACGgcttcatcatctccaagtGCGACACGGTGGGCGACATGGTTGGAACGCTGGTCAGTCTCGTCCACGCCACCAATGTACCTGTCCTATTCGTCGGCGTAGGACAGCATTACTCCGACTTGAGGAATTTCAGTGTCAAGTGGGCTGTGGAGAAGTTGTTGAGTAGTAGTAATTAA